The sequence AAAAAGCCCGACGTTTCTGGGGGGAGACCGTCGGGCCAGGACCATTAGGAGTGAAACATTAAGGATTAAAAATCCTCAACGAGCTACAGGAGCTCTACCGGTAACTCAAACACTTGGGGGGGGATATGCGCTACCGGTAACTACAAGTATCGAAGAAATCTCAGGTTATTCCACTTCAGAGGCAGATTATTTTTAAATCATTTCCTAATAGAAACGGTGCTGAAATTGATCCAAAGCTATATGTTACCACTACACATTCCGTAAAAGCCTAGCGGGGCTAGGCTCACAGGTTAGTGCATGTTCAGCTCACAGGTAATCATGCGTAAACAATTTTTCATCTAACAAAATGGAACCCCGGCTAAATTGTTCAAACCTTATACAAACTCAAAAAGACTGGAAACAGGGGGTATGGACTGTAACAAACGTTTTGCTGTGGAAGAGCGTGAAAACCAATTATCGAGATTGTTCTGGATGCGCCGCAGGTTAGGGCCACTAGAGTGGAAGGCCCCGGTTACGGGTTCGTAGGCCATACTGTGATCAGAGACGCTCAATTTCGCAAGCTCATTCAGTTCGCCGAATATGGTGGTAATTAAATCAAACACGCAATCTTTACGGTGTATGTCGCTTGTTTCCCAATAGGCATTGGTTAAGGCAGACAACAAATCTTCAAGGGCAATGACTGCGTCAGATATGGCAATTTTGCTCATATTAATGCATCCAGTAGTGAATTTGTTTTGAGTATAGACCCGAACTAGTCCTGCGGAGCAGGTCGAATCAAACCCTCCTGGGCGCACGTCAATATAAGCTTACCTTCCATCGTAAATACATTGCTATGCGCGAACCCACGCGCGGCCCCAGCCCAAGGGCTATAACTGTGACACAGCAACCAATCGTCCGCTCTAAAATCGCCGCTGTGAAACCACATTGCATGATCGATACTGGCAGGGAACACCTTGTTTGAATATATAGAAATACCATGGGGCAATAGTGATGTAGCCAATAACCCAAGGTCTGAAGCATACGCTAGAGTACAGGTATGATGGATTTGGGTGTCCGGCAACGGGCTGCTGGCTTTTAACCAATAATAGGCTTCCGCTGGCCGCGATTGCGACGATTGGAATAGGTCTTGATCTACGGGCAACAGCTTAAACGGGTAAACCTTGTTAGGGTTATCGGGTGCAGGAATAAGCCCATCATCCGCTGATCGCAAGCTTAAAATGTCCTCAGGCATTGGCACATCGGCAGGGAAGGGCGCCTGATGATGGTAACCCTCTTCAGGGTGGTGAAACGAAGCCGACATATTCAAAATTGGGCGCCCAAATTGACGAGCAACCACTCGACGACTGACAATTGAGCGTCCGTCACGCACTTCTTCAACATCATAAATAACCGGAATATCACTTTTACCGGGGCGCAAAAAATAGGCGTGAAGGGAGTGGGGGAGCGCGGCTCCCGCGTTGCCGTGCTGAGTTCGGTAGCAAGCGAGCAATGCCTGGGCCAACACCTGCCCACCAAACAGGGTTCCCTTGAAGTTTTCCTGATGGTGTATGTTTCTGAACAGGTTGGTGTCCAA comes from Teredinibacter franksiae and encodes:
- a CDS encoding acyl-CoA thioesterase produces the protein MQSELEDILQLEQLDTNLFRNIHHQENFKGTLFGGQVLAQALLACYRTQHGNAGAALPHSLHAYFLRPGKSDIPVIYDVEEVRDGRSIVSRRVVARQFGRPILNMSASFHHPEEGYHHQAPFPADVPMPEDILSLRSADDGLIPAPDNPNKVYPFKLLPVDQDLFQSSQSRPAEAYYWLKASSPLPDTQIHHTCTLAYASDLGLLATSLLPHGISIYSNKVFPASIDHAMWFHSGDFRADDWLLCHSYSPWAGAARGFAHSNVFTMEGKLILTCAQEGLIRPAPQD